One segment of Verrucomicrobiota bacterium DNA contains the following:
- the hemB gene encoding porphobilinogen synthase, with translation MLRRPRRNRYSKAIRDLAQETYLQVTDFIAPLFLIEGNGQPEPVSSMPGVYRLPIDKLVDECIELFETGIRAVLLFPCPKTKYKNPAGSYALDANNFLFSTISRIKSTVPELTVMTDVALDPYTTHGHDGVLDGGGDVDNDRTVEILSKMSILHAQAGADFVAPSDMMDGRVQAIRESLDAKEFHKVGIMAYSAKYASAFYGPFREAVGSGKKSSPKSASDSETVYLDKKTYQLHPANSREALLEAELDEKEGADILMIKPAGPYLDILSQIKEITSLPLAAYQVSGEYAQIHAAAKLGWLDLHPVRDESLLAIKRAGANMIISYFAKEMAQALR, from the coding sequence ATGCTCAGACGCCCAAGAAGAAATCGCTACTCTAAAGCTATTAGAGATTTGGCTCAAGAAACTTACCTACAAGTTACAGACTTCATTGCACCCCTATTCTTGATTGAAGGAAATGGCCAGCCTGAGCCCGTATCTTCGATGCCTGGAGTGTATCGACTGCCCATTGATAAACTTGTCGATGAATGCATAGAGCTATTTGAAACAGGAATCCGAGCAGTTCTACTTTTTCCATGTCCCAAGACAAAATATAAAAACCCAGCTGGTTCTTATGCACTAGATGCAAACAACTTCCTTTTTAGCACTATTTCTAGAATTAAATCAACAGTCCCAGAACTCACTGTCATGACGGATGTTGCCTTGGACCCCTATACAACTCATGGACATGATGGTGTTTTAGATGGGGGTGGTGACGTGGACAATGATAGAACCGTTGAAATCCTTAGTAAAATGTCCATCTTGCATGCTCAGGCTGGTGCAGACTTTGTAGCACCTTCTGACATGATGGATGGACGCGTTCAAGCAATTCGTGAAAGCCTTGATGCCAAAGAATTCCATAAAGTAGGCATTATGGCTTATTCAGCAAAATATGCTTCGGCTTTTTATGGCCCATTTCGTGAAGCAGTCGGTAGCGGTAAAAAGTCTAGCCCAAAGTCAGCATCAGATTCCGAGACGGTTTACCTAGATAAGAAAACATACCAACTTCATCCTGCCAATTCTCGAGAGGCGCTTCTTGAAGCTGAGCTGGATGAAAAGGAAGGCGCAGATATTTTAATGATTAAGCCTGCAGGACCTTACCTCGACATTCTTAGTCAAATAAAAGAAATCACATCCCTACCTTTAGCTGCCTACCAAGTCTCTGGTGAATATGCTCAAATTCATGCTGCAGCAAAACTGGGATGGCTAGATTTACATCCAGTACGAGATGAATCTCTGTTAGCTATCAAACGTGCCGGAGCAAACATGATTATTTCTTATTTTGCTAAGGAGATGGCCCAAGCTTTGCGGTAA